Proteins encoded within one genomic window of Anopheles gambiae chromosome 3, idAnoGambNW_F1_1, whole genome shotgun sequence:
- the LOC1275481 gene encoding alpha-aminoadipic semialdehyde synthase, mitochondrial, which yields MFRILKCSEHLSARHFTRGKHTGKVIALRREDQSVWERRASFSPANVKKLIKQGVKVIVQPSNRRAYPMQAYLNAGATVQEDISEASVIFGVKQVPVDALIPQKTYCFFSHTIKAQESNMPLLDACLEKNIRLIDYEKLMDRNGQRLVAFGKYAGVAGMVNILHGLGLRLLALGHHTPFMHVGPAHNYRNSSMARQAVRDCGYEISLGMMPKSIGPLTFIFTGSGNVSQGAQEVFQELPVEFVPPEMLRKVAEHGSTNKLYGCEVSRSDHLERREGGKFDPVEYDQYPEQYVSTFSKNIAPYASVIVNGIYWAVGAPKLITIPDAKNLLRPANTPWLPTSRGSPALPHRMLAICDISADPGGSIEFMNECTTIDTPFCLYDADRNKDQKSFKGPGVLVCSIDNMPTQLPREATDFFGDLLYPYALDILQSDASRPLEEHNFCQPVEGAIICSNGNLTPGFEYINELREMNNRSRHKTEGSYEGKKRVLVLGAGFVSAPLVEYLHRESNVSIKVASQYKEEADRLAHRYQGVESVYVNVQDESANLQNLCEESDVVVSLLPYSLHSVIAKHCIAGKTHLVTASYVNDDISALHSAAQDAGVTIMNEVGLDPGIDHLLALECIKDVQENGGVVESFVSFCGGLPAPEHSNNPLRYKFSWSPRGVLLNTLSAAKYLSKGQVVEISGGGELMSAPRELEFLPGFALEGFPNRDSTKYQSLYGLTNINTLLRGTIRYKGFSDTIKPMQLLGLIDPNPHPLLHPHGPELTWRQLVVNMLGLADADIFIENLKHRLAERVGTIEGLEELGLLDNVPVVKMGSPLDTLSYYLSKKLAFEDTERDLIILRHDVGIRWSDGRREERGINFVVYGQPASTGGHSAMAKTVGFPAAIAAKMIIDGEIQQRGVVLPFSADIYRPMLARLEQEGLTATTTTKVL from the exons ATGTTTCGTATTTTAAAATGTAGTGAACACTTATCAGCACGACACTTTACTCGTGGCAAACAT ACTGGAAAAGTGATCGCTCTGCGACGTGAAGATCAATCAGTATGGGAACGTCGAGCCTCGTTTTCACCCGCGAACGTGAAGAAACTCATCAAGCAGGGCGTCAAGGTGATAGTGCAGCCATCGAACAGGCGAGCCTACCCGATGCAG GCTTATCTGAATGCTGGTGCCACCGTTCAGGAAGACATTAGCGAAGCTTCTGTCATCTTTGGCGTAAAGCAGGTCCCGGTAGATGCTCTGATTCCCCAGAAAACCTACTGCTTCTTTTCGCACACGATCAAGGCGCAGGAATCGAACATGCCCCTGTTGGACGCATGTCTGGAGAAGAACATTCGGCTAATCGACTACGAGAAGCTTATGGATCGTAATGGACAACGACTGGTAGCCTTTGGCAAGTACGCCGGCGTGGCCGGTATGGTGAACATCTTGCACGGGCTCGGTTTGCGTTTGTTAGCACTGGGACATCATACCCCGTTTATG CACGTTGGTCCCGCTCACAACTATCGTAACTCGTCGATGGCCCGACAAGCCGTCCGTGACTGTGGGTATGAAATATCGCTCGGCATGATGCCCAAATCGATCGGACCGCTCACGTTCATCTTCACCGGTTCCGGTAACGTGTCGCAAGGTGCGCAGGAAGTGTTCCAGGAACTGCCGGTAGAGTTTGTACCGCCGGAGATGCTGCGCAAGGTGGCCGAACACGGATCCACTAACAAACTGTACGGCTGTGAGGTGAGCCGCTCGGATCATCTCGAGCGTCGCGAGGGCGGCAAGTTTGATCCCGTCGAGTACGACCAGTACCCGGAGCAGTACGTGTCCACCTTCAGCAAAAACATTGCCCCATACGCATCGGTCATTGTGAACGGTATCTACTGGGCGGTGGGTGCTCCGAAGTTGATCACCATCCCGGACGCGAAGAATCTGCTCCGACCGGCCAACACACCCTGGCTACCGACGAGCCGGGGATCACCCGCGCTGCCCCATCGAATGCTGGCGATCTGCGATATTTCGGCCGATCCGGGTGGTTCGATCGAGTTCATGAACGAGTGTACAACGATCGATACGCCCTTCTGCCTGTACGATGCGGATCGTAACAAGGATCAGAAAAGCTTCAAGGGTCCGGGAGTGCTCGTCTGCTCGATCGACAACATGCCGACGCAACTGCCACGTGAAGCGACCGATTTCTTTGGAGATCTGCTCTACCCGTACGCGCTGGACATACTGCAGAGTGACGCATCCAGACCGCTGGAGGAGCACAACTTCTGCCAGCCCGTGGAGGGTGCGATCATCTGTAGCAATGGCAACCTAACACCGGGCTTCGAGTACATTAACGAGCTGCGGGAGATGAACAACCGATCGCGCCACAAGACGGAAGGATCGTACGAGGGCAAGAAGCGAGTGCTGGTACTGGGTGCTGGATTCGTATCGGCCCCACTGGTAGAGTATCTGCATCGGGAGTCCAACGTCAGTATTAAGGTGGCGTCGCAGTACAAGGAGGAAGCGGATCGGTTGGCCCACCGGTACCAGGGCGTTGAGTCGGTGTACGTTAACGTGCAGGATGAAAGTGCCAACTTGCAGAACTTGTGCGAGGAGAGTGATGTGGTGGTGTCGCTGCTACCATACTCCCTGCACAGTGTCATTGCGAAGCACTGTATCGCTGGGAAAACACATCTCGTGACGGCTAGCTACGTCAACGATGACATCAGTGCACTGCACAGTGCCGCTCAAGACGCTGGCGTAACGATCATGAACGAGGTTGGACTTGATCCGGGCATCGATCATCTGCTCGCACTGGAGTGCATTAAGGACGTGCAGGAAAATGGCGGTGTAGTTGAATCGTTCGTCAGCTTCTGTGGCGGACTTCCAGCGCCCGAACATTCGAACAATCCGCTGCGGTATAAGTTCTCGTGGTCTCCGCGCGGCGTCCTTCTGAACACGCTGTCCGCCGCCAAGTATCTGAGCAAGGGACAGGTGGTGGAAATTTCCGGTGGTGGTGAGCTTATGTCGGCACCGCGGGAGCTCGAGTTCCTGCCCGGCTTTGCGCTCGAAGGCTTCCCGAACCGCGATTCGACCAAGTACCAATCGCTGTACGGGCTGACGAACATCAACACGCTGCTGAGGGGTACGATCCGGTACAAGGGCTTCTCGGACACGATCAAACCGATGCAGCTGCTCGGACTGATCGATCCCAATCCCCATCCACTGTTGCATCCCCACGGACCGGAGCTTACCTGGAGACAGCTGGTGGTGAACATGCTCGGACTGGCCGATGCGGACATTTTCATTGAGAACCTCAAGCACAGGCTGGCGGAGCGTGTAGGCACGATCGAGGGTTTGGAGGAGCTGGGCCTGCTGGACAATGTTCCCGTAGTAAAGATGGGTTCGCCGTTGGATACGCTTAGCTACTATCTGTCGAAGAAGCTGGCCTTTG AGGACACTGAACGTGACCTAATCATTCTACGTCACGACGTTGGAATTCGCTGGAGCGACGGACGCCGGGAGGAGCGTGGCATCAACTTCGTCGTGTACGGTCAGCCAGCCTCCACGGGTGGTCACTCAGCGATGGCCAAAACGGTCGGATTTCCGGCAGCGATTGCAGCGAAAATGATTATCGATG GTGAGATCCAGCAGCGCGGAGTGGTGCTTCCGTTCTCGGCGGATATTTACCGGCCCATGCTTGCACGCCTGGAACAGGAAGGTCTGACAGCTACCACGACTACGAAGGTGCTgtga
- the LOC133392976 gene encoding uncharacterized protein K02A2.6-like, whose product MDKMLIGLRGVSSYMDDIIIGGRNQKEHDDILNETLARIQDYGFTIRVEKCFFNEKQIRYLGHIIDNQGIRPDPEKVKVITNLPAPSDVSEVRSFLGAINYYGRFIPNLRNLRYPLDALLKEGREFAWTAECQKVFEKFKSVLSSNLLLTHYDPRLEIVVSADASSVGLGATLSHKFSDGSMKVVQHASRSLTKAEQRYSQIDREGLAIIFAVTKFHKMIFGRHFRLQTDHRPLLRIFGNKKGIPVYTANRLQRFALTLLMYDFEIEYVTTEKFGNADILSRLISEHSKPDEDYIIANLELEKDVKSVVISNISSLPINFTEVAKQTGKDSILSKVLHFTQNGWPHNTIYTGELASFYARREALSAVDECLLFGERVIIPNSLQERCLRQFHRGHPGIQRMKSLARSYVYWPSIDKDISECVASCERCQAVSKSPAHSTPIPWPKPSSPWQRVHIDYAGPLEGDYFLIVVDAYSKWPEIVKTSSNTASATIAILRGIFSRFGNPVTLVSDNGTQFTSEIFADFCAHNGIEHLRTAPFHPQSNGQAERFVDTFKRSMKKISAEDTSLPEALDIFLQTYRSTPNPSTEEKKSPAELMLGRKMRTTLDLLRPTLNPFKHSVPEKVRELSCGDLVYVKTYSRNIWKWEPAVITGRCGNVMYEVVTGDQRTLRRHVNQMRRRNGNQQHQQSRSSKPLALDVFLDSWNVMHEPPPLLDDQCTPSPVQAPPLSLSLAPTTCLPSPSCLSPSSSSTPPSSTIPPESAITSSASSPSSSSNSGSVYTSCSPTSPEESPTDELDDHKEEEQLVQVPRRSSRNIRPSRWLDQYQLY is encoded by the coding sequence ATGGACAAAATGCTCATTGGATTGCGGGGAGTTTCCAGTTACATGGATGATATCATTATCGGAGGTAGGAATCAGAAAGAACATGatgatattttaaatgaaacgCTCGCTAGAATTCAAGATTATGGTTTCACAATTCGCgtagaaaaatgtttttttaatgagaaGCAAATACGGTATCTAGGGCACATAATCGATAATCAAGGCATCAGACCAGATCCGGAAAAAGTTAAAGTTATAACCAATTTGCCAGCACCATCAGATGTCAGTGAAGTAAGGTCATTCCTCGGAGCAATCAATTATTATGGGCGCTTTATTCCAAATCTACGAAATTTGCGGTACCCACTGGATGCACTACTAAAAGAAGGGAGAGAATTTGCGTGGACTGCAGAATGCCAgaaagtttttgaaaaattcaagtCAGTATTGTCTTCAAACCTATTATTAACCCACTATGATCCGCGACTTGAGATAGTGGTATCAGCTGATGCGTCTTCCGTTGGTCTGGGAGCAACTCTAAGTCACAAATTTTCTGATGGCAGTATGAAGGTTGTACAACATGCATCACGATCTCTTACAAAAGCCGAGCAAAGATACAGTCAAATCGACCGGGAAGGGCTAGCTATCATTTTCGCAGTGACCAAATTTCATAAGATGATATTTGGTCGGCATTTCCGTCTTCAGACAGATCACAGGCCTCTGCTAAGAATATTTGGAAACAAGAAAGGTATTCCTGTTTACACTGCAAACAGGTTACAGCGTTTTGCCCTTACGCTTTTAATGTACGATTTTGAAATCGAATATGTAACCACGGAGAAATTTGGAAATGCCGACATCCTATCAAGATTGATAAGCGAGCACAGCAAGCCAGATGAAGACTATATAATCGCCAATTTGGAGCTAGAGAAGGATGTAAAATCAGTAGTCATCAGCAACATCTCATCCCTACCAATCAATTTTACGGAAGTAGCCAAACAAACGGGAAAAGATTCAATTTTATCAAAGGTACTACATTTTACACAAAACGGTTGGCCACATAATACTATTTATACAGGAGAATTAGCAAGTTTTTATGCAAGAAGGGAAGCGTTATCAGCAGTGGATGAGTGTTTATTATTTGGCGAGAGAGTCATAATTCCAAACAGCCTTCAGGAACGATGCCTCCGACAGTTCCATCGTGGCCATCCTGGCATTCAAAGAATGAAATCGTTAGCTCGTAGCTACGTATATTGGCCATCCATCGATAAAGACATAAGCGAATGCGTAGCCTCTTGTGAGAGGTGTCAAGCTGTTTCAAAGTCACCTGCTCATTCAACTCCTATTCCTTGGCCTAAACCTTCATCACCATGGCAGCGTGTGCATATCGATTACGCTGGCCCTCTGGAAGGGGACTATTTTTTAATTGTCGTGGATGCATACTCAAAATGGCCAGAGATTGTAAAAACATCAAGCAATACGGCATCGGCGACTATAGCAATTCTACGAGGAATATTTTCACGTTTTGGAAATCCAGTCACGCTTGTAAGTGACAATGGCACGCAGTTTACTAGCGAGATTTTTGCTGATTTTTGCGCTCACAATGGCATAGAACATCTGAGAACAGCACCATTTCATCCTCAGTCAAATGGCCAGGCTGAGAGGTTTGTAGACACGTTCAAGAGATCGATGAAAAAGATTAGTGCAGAAGATACATCACTTCCGGAGGCATTGGACATATTTTTACAAACCTATCGATCGACTCCAAATCCGTCcacagaagaaaagaaatcacCAGCTGAGCTCATGTTAGGTCGTAAAATGCGAACAACTTTGGATCTGCTTCGTCCTACCTTAAATCCATTTAAACACAGTGTACCTGAGAAGGTGAGAGAGTTGTCCTGCGGAGATTTAGTGTACGTCAAGACATACAGCAGAAACATTTGGAAATGGGAGCCAGCAGTCATAACCGGAAGATGTGGCAACGTTATGTATGAAGTTGTAACCGGTGATCAACGTACACTTCGAAGGCATGTAAATCAAATGCGTAGGCGTAACGGaaatcagcagcatcagcagagcCGCTCTTCGAAACCCTTAGCTCTGGATGTATTTCTGGATTCATGGAATGTAATGCACGAGCCACCACCGTTGCTTGACGATCAGTGCACTCCATCACCTGTTCAGGCGCCACCGTTATCGTTATCATTGGCTCCAACAACGTGTCTTCCATCACCGAGTTGTTTgtcaccatcgtcatcgtcgactCCACCATCGTCTACAATACCGCCTGAGTCTGCTATCACATCGTCTGCGTCCtcgccatcgtcatcgtccaaTTCGGGTTCAGTCTACACTTCCTGTTCACCTACATCACCTGAAGAGTCTCCAACAGATGAACTAGATGACCACAAGGAAGAAGAACAGCTGGTACAAGTACCACGTAGGTCTTCTAGAAATATAAGACCCTCACGTTGGTTGGACCAGTACCAGCTATATTAa